CGCGGTCAAGGATAACATGTGTCTGAGCGGCACGCGCACGACGTGTGCGAGCAGGATGTTGGAGCGCTGGACTGCGCCGTATACCGCGACGGCGGTGCAGCGCATGCTCGACGCCGGCTGCGTTCCCATCGGCAAGACCAATCTCGACGAATTCGCGATGGGCAGCTCGTGCGAGAACTCCGCCCTGGGCGTTACGCGCAATCCTTACGACCCGGCACGCGTGCCGGGCGGCTCGAGCGGCGGTTCGGCGGCCGCAGTGGCGGCGCGCGAGGCGGCGATCGGCATGGGAAGCGATACGGGCGGCTCCATTCGTGAGCCGGCGGCCTTTTGCAATCTCGTCGGCCTGAAACCGACGTACGGCCGCGTCTCGCGCTACGGCTTGATTGCGTTCGCTTCGAGCCTCGATCAAATCGGTCCGCTGGCGCGCAGCGTCGAAGACGCAGCGCTCGCGTACGACGCGATGGCCGGGCACGACCCGATGGATGCCACGTCGATCGCCGGTGCGGTCGATCCCACCGCGACGGCGCTGCGCGACGACTTGCGCGGCCTACGGATCGGAATCGTGCGGGAGTTTCCGCTCGATCCGCTCGGCGCGGAGATGAAGAGCGTGTACGAGCGTGCCTACGCCGACCTCGAGGCGCTCGGCGCGTCGCTCGTCGAGGTCGCACTACCGACGGTCGATTACGGCGTCGCGACGTACTATCTCATCGCACCGGCGGAATGCTCTGCCAACCTTGCGCGCTTCGACGGCGTGCG
The nucleotide sequence above comes from Candidatus Dormiibacterota bacterium. Encoded proteins:
- the gatA gene encoding Asp-tRNA(Asn)/Glu-tRNA(Gln) amidotransferase subunit GatA, with product MSELVERGAAEIARDVNAKRVSAREVTEAALARADGVDEWVGAYLRVLYDVARETATRVDARVARGERLPLAGVPLAVKDNMCLSGTRTTCASRMLERWTAPYTATAVQRMLDAGCVPIGKTNLDEFAMGSSCENSALGVTRNPYDPARVPGGSSGGSAAAVAAREAAIGMGSDTGGSIREPAAFCNLVGLKPTYGRVSRYGLIAFASSLDQIGPLARSVEDAALAYDAMAGHDPMDATSIAGAVDPTATALRDDLRGLRIGIVREFPLDPLGAEMKSVYERAYADLEALGASLVEVALPTVDYGVATYYLIAPAECSANLARFDGVRYGLNVEAGDVGTMYERTRAAGFGPEVKRRILIGTHALSSGYYDAYYVRAQKARTLVARDFAQAFASCDLIASPATSCPAFALGAKSDPYSMYLMDYYTIPMSLAGIPALSVPCGWVHEGGRALPAGLQLAGPHFAEALLFGAAHAYERATKHARRHAPAVAIPKAAES